Proteins encoded by one window of uncultured Methanobrevibacter sp.:
- a CDS encoding type IV pilin gives MNNKLLVLVCVVVVILAGVVSAFVFLNSQEESSLTITSNATLYDVDNCTVKLSDEKGIGIANKTINITLTNENGSKTNLKYVTNETGLISFNISDVGNYSVVCIFDGDGEYKSANITQNVSVISKIVQVENNGFKNTNQKSSSQSNYYEDDHLSCEQLKAKYPEMSDDELFERFGERGDNGIMYNGKHVWEDRGDGMSYGGHPI, from the coding sequence ATGAATAATAAACTATTGGTTCTTGTTTGTGTAGTTGTAGTAATTTTAGCAGGTGTTGTTTCTGCTTTTGTTTTTCTAAACTCACAAGAAGAATCATCATTAACAATTACAAGTAATGCAACTTTATATGATGTGGATAATTGTACTGTTAAGCTAAGTGATGAAAAGGGTATTGGAATAGCTAATAAAACAATTAATATAACTTTAACTAATGAAAATGGATCAAAAACTAATCTTAAATATGTTACTAATGAAACTGGTTTAATTAGCTTTAACATAAGTGATGTTGGAAATTATTCTGTTGTATGTATTTTTGATGGAGATGGGGAATATAAAAGTGCTAATATAACTCAAAATGTATCGGTTATTAGTAAAATAGTTCAAGTTGAAAATAATGGATTTAAAAATACTAATCAAAAATCTTCTTCTCAAAGTAATTATTATGAAGATGATCATTTGTCATGTGAACAATTAAAAGCTAAATATCCTGAAATGTCTGATGATGAATTATTTGAGAGGTTCGGTGAAAGAGGAGATAATGGAATAATGTATAATGGAAAACATGTGTGGGAAGATAGGGGTGACGGAATGTCATATGGTGGACATCCTATTTAG
- the twy1 gene encoding 4-demethylwyosine synthase TYW1, with amino-acid sequence MSLNKKQVEKLEYSGYRFVGKHNHAAAKICHWTKQSILDKGVCYKEKFYGIKSHRCLQMAPAVPNCQQKCEFCWRDLSYTQTQWEGEYDDPKTIIDEAIKAQNNLLCGFFGNDKANKEKLEESKTPTNAAISLAGEPMLYPEIDELIAEFNRRNFTTFIVSNGQCVDKLKNLETEPYQLYLSLDAPTKKIYNDVCQPQINEGWDNLNQSLETLSTFNSRTCIRTTCVKGRNMINPEKYGELIKKANPDFVEIKAYMCVGSSRDRLTLDNMPTFDEVKTFAQKIGEKCGKKIVNESEISRVVLLQ; translated from the coding sequence ATGTCATTAAATAAAAAACAAGTAGAAAAATTAGAATACAGTGGATACAGATTTGTTGGTAAACATAATCATGCAGCTGCTAAAATATGTCATTGGACTAAACAAAGTATTTTAGATAAAGGAGTATGTTATAAAGAAAAGTTTTATGGTATTAAAAGTCATAGATGTCTTCAAATGGCTCCTGCAGTACCTAACTGTCAGCAAAAATGTGAATTTTGTTGGAGGGATTTATCATACACTCAAACACAATGGGAAGGAGAATATGATGATCCGAAAACCATAATTGATGAAGCTATTAAAGCTCAAAACAATTTACTTTGCGGATTTTTTGGAAATGATAAAGCAAATAAAGAAAAATTAGAAGAATCCAAAACTCCTACAAATGCTGCAATATCTTTAGCTGGAGAACCAATGTTATATCCAGAAATTGATGAATTAATAGCTGAATTTAATCGCCGTAATTTCACAACATTTATTGTTAGTAATGGTCAATGTGTTGATAAATTAAAAAACTTAGAAACTGAACCCTACCAACTATACCTTTCCTTAGATGCTCCAACAAAGAAAATATATAATGATGTTTGCCAACCCCAAATTAATGAAGGATGGGATAATTTAAACCAGTCTCTTGAAACATTATCAACTTTTAACTCTCGCACATGTATAAGAACAACATGCGTTAAAGGAAGAAATATGATTAATCCTGAAAAATATGGGGAATTAATCAAAAAAGCTAATCCAGATTTTGTAGAAATAAAAGCATATATGTGTGTTGGATCATCAAGAGACAGATTAACCCTTGATAATATGCCAACATTCGATGAAGTTAAAACTTTTGCCCAAAAAATAGGAGAAAAATGTGGTAAAAAAATAGTTAACGAATCTGAAATTAGTCGTGTTGTTCTGCTTCAATAG